One window of the Bacteroidales bacterium genome contains the following:
- a CDS encoding DNA/RNA non-specific endonuclease yields MKKNLLRSRIIVLSALIAITAFFISCQKEYVEPTVSTQETLRKATASPMAENFESGTKTAYTAASVTLTSGSWYFNDALLGTLSTDRKNGTKSARIRNTGKITMQFDYANGASTVDIYHAKFGTDATSTWDLYLSTNGGTSWTKMGSTVTTSSTTLTKVSFTVSQSGNVRFEIRKISGGTARINIDDFTINDYSGGGGGGGTPSCDDNMALGNPSGAVTSTSYPNNYLMTKTQYTMSYNDSKRTCNWVSWHLSTAWIGTTPRQDDFRADVTLPAGWVQVGATDFSGSGFDRGHMCPSADRTGSVADNSATFLMTNMIPQAPINNQQTWVNLENYCRTLINAGNELYIISGPWGQGGTGSAGAKTLISTKNIVVPAYVWKIVVVLPVGTNDVTRITSATRVIAIWTPNTQSVSSAWGGYRTTVDYIENQTGYDFLNSVSTTIQSAIESTVDTGATS; encoded by the coding sequence ATGAAAAAAAATTTACTACGAAGCAGAATCATAGTATTATCAGCCTTGATAGCTATTACTGCTTTTTTTATCTCCTGCCAAAAGGAGTATGTTGAGCCAACAGTTTCAACACAGGAAACACTTCGTAAAGCAACAGCATCACCAATGGCTGAGAATTTTGAAAGTGGGACTAAAACTGCTTATACGGCAGCGAGTGTAACCCTTACAAGCGGATCTTGGTATTTTAACGATGCGCTTCTAGGAACACTGTCTACCGATAGAAAGAACGGTACAAAATCGGCCAGAATTAGGAATACTGGAAAAATAACTATGCAGTTTGATTATGCAAATGGTGCCAGCACTGTCGATATTTACCATGCTAAATTTGGTACAGATGCTACAAGTACTTGGGATCTTTACCTTTCAACGAATGGCGGAACAAGTTGGACAAAAATGGGTTCAACTGTAACCACCTCATCAACAACTCTTACAAAAGTTTCATTTACCGTTAGCCAATCAGGGAATGTTAGATTTGAAATCCGGAAAATTTCAGGAGGTACAGCACGTATTAATATTGATGATTTCACAATTAACGACTATTCTGGCGGTGGTGGAGGCGGTGGAACCCCATCATGTGATGATAATATGGCACTAGGAAATCCTTCAGGTGCTGTTACAAGCACATCTTATCCCAATAATTACCTAATGACCAAAACGCAGTATACAATGTCATATAATGATAGTAAGAGAACTTGTAACTGGGTATCATGGCATCTTAGTACCGCATGGATTGGTACTACTCCAAGGCAGGACGATTTTCGTGCTGATGTTACTTTACCTGCTGGTTGGGTACAAGTAGGGGCTACAGATTTTTCAGGTTCGGGATTTGATAGAGGACATATGTGTCCAAGTGCGGATAGAACTGGTTCCGTAGCTGATAACTCCGCAACATTCCTAATGACCAATATGATTCCACAGGCACCAATTAATAATCAACAAACCTGGGTTAACCTTGAAAATTATTGCAGAACTCTTATTAATGCTGGTAATGAATTATATATCATATCAGGCCCATGGGGACAAGGCGGAACAGGTTCTGCTGGAGCAAAAACTTTAATTTCGACCAAAAACATTGTAGTTCCTGCTTATGTTTGGAAAATAGTCGTTGTGCTTCCAGTTGGAACTAACGATGTAACAAGAATAACCTCAGCTACTCGTGTAATTGCTATATGGACACCGAATACTCAAAGTGTAAGTAGTGCATGGGGAGGATATCGTACTACAGTAGATTATATTGAAAATCAAACTGGTTATGATTTTCTAAATAGTGTATCTACTACAATACAAAGCGCAATTGAATCTACGGTTGATACGGGTGCAACAAGCTAA
- a CDS encoding OmpA family protein, translated as MKKLIKHILPIAVGFLLIVANVPAQSTFAPQNLGSSINSEYSEINPVLSIDGKTLYFSRVNHPENTAGRLNSQDVWYSTLNDDGTWSLAKRLPKEVNIGRYNAILAALSDGKSFLINGVYNRRGTLWLERGYSIIEKIDDHTWGKPKRIHIKGYSRMNKGKVSNAYISPNRDLLFLAYSPKPNNSKLTIYVSRQSDSLRYDKPKELKGELNKGKSAEAPFLSADRKTIYFSANYGNGRDNFDFYKCERTDDSFRKWSKPELITDSINTPNWDSYYKLNVKGSWAYYCSITNSLGKSDIFRIKLFEENPFVKVSGLILNKLDETLMQVDTCYQILVNGEFHPNIKIDKASASYEVLLPLGSLYSIKPVLKNWNGISSDIDVRNVKEYSESKLNLYLSTIPFVLIKGKIIDKRTNLPISLEKNPRVLINGLEYDSVKYDQFSASYQVLLPLGSKYVVEAKVKNFISKADTVDVLKETVYQEREVNLYLSSHPWIEVKGVALDNNSFTPIIGNSNPKLVIDGVRVDSIIIDPASGEFTIRLPYGKKYKTAIASKDYNTIENELDLSGYVEFTTVKHNVFGERKDAKMAILSGKVINTKTDKPLEIGIPVKLKINGVVSAAFKYDSVKLEYTLKLPVGFVYDLTPSVYNFYNKYEPLDLTKVAAMTKIPKNFYVTPIEVGQSVDIEHVFFETAKAELKPASFKSLNALVSFLNEYPNVRVEISGHTDNVGAAYINMSISEKRAQSVAEYVISMGVQASRVVSKGYGLTKPKYTNKTAQGRAKNRRVEFMITGI; from the coding sequence ATGAAAAAACTCATTAAACATATACTCCCAATTGCAGTAGGATTTTTACTGATTGTTGCTAATGTACCAGCACAATCAACCTTTGCACCCCAAAATCTAGGATCAAGTATAAACTCAGAATATTCTGAGATTAACCCTGTTTTATCTATAGATGGTAAAACGTTGTATTTTTCTAGAGTTAATCACCCAGAAAACACTGCTGGTCGTTTAAATAGTCAAGATGTTTGGTATAGTACCCTAAATGATGATGGTACATGGAGTCTCGCTAAACGACTACCAAAAGAGGTTAACATTGGTCGCTATAACGCTATTCTTGCAGCCCTAAGCGATGGCAAATCATTTCTAATTAATGGCGTCTATAATAGAAGAGGAACTTTGTGGCTAGAGCGCGGATATTCTATCATTGAAAAGATTGATGACCATACTTGGGGTAAACCCAAACGCATTCATATCAAAGGTTATTCACGAATGAACAAAGGCAAGGTTTCAAATGCTTATATTTCACCCAATAGAGATCTTTTATTCTTGGCCTATTCTCCAAAACCTAATAATTCAAAGTTAACCATTTACGTATCTAGGCAAAGTGATAGCTTAAGATACGATAAACCCAAAGAGCTTAAAGGTGAATTAAATAAAGGTAAAAGTGCCGAAGCACCATTTCTTAGTGCAGATCGAAAGACTATTTACTTTTCTGCCAACTATGGTAATGGTCGTGATAATTTTGATTTTTACAAATGTGAACGTACTGATGATTCATTTCGAAAATGGTCAAAACCTGAATTAATCACTGACTCCATAAACACACCCAATTGGGATTCGTACTATAAACTTAATGTCAAAGGAAGTTGGGCTTACTACTGCTCAATTACCAACTCTCTGGGTAAATCTGATATTTTTAGAATTAAACTCTTTGAAGAGAACCCTTTTGTGAAGGTATCCGGTTTAATTCTTAACAAACTGGATGAAACTCTAATGCAAGTTGATACCTGTTATCAAATATTAGTTAATGGAGAATTTCATCCTAACATCAAAATTGATAAAGCATCCGCTTCATATGAGGTATTACTCCCCCTGGGTAGCCTTTACTCTATAAAACCTGTCTTAAAAAACTGGAATGGGATATCAAGCGATATCGATGTAAGGAATGTAAAGGAATATTCTGAATCTAAATTAAACCTTTACCTATCAACAATACCGTTTGTTTTAATTAAAGGAAAAATCATTGATAAAAGAACTAACCTGCCCATTTCTCTTGAGAAAAATCCAAGGGTTCTTATCAACGGTCTGGAATATGACTCCGTTAAATACGATCAATTCTCGGCAAGCTACCAAGTACTCCTTCCACTTGGCTCAAAGTATGTGGTAGAAGCAAAAGTTAAAAATTTTATATCAAAAGCAGATACAGTAGATGTATTAAAGGAGACTGTTTACCAAGAACGTGAGGTCAATCTATATCTATCCTCTCATCCATGGATTGAAGTCAAAGGGGTAGCACTCGATAATAATTCGTTTACCCCAATTATTGGAAATTCAAATCCAAAACTTGTTATAGATGGTGTTCGAGTTGATAGTATTATTATTGATCCTGCATCGGGTGAATTTACTATTCGACTTCCTTATGGTAAGAAATACAAAACTGCTATCGCTTCTAAGGATTATAATACTATTGAAAACGAACTTGATCTATCTGGCTATGTTGAGTTTACAACGGTAAAACATAATGTATTCGGTGAGCGAAAGGATGCAAAAATGGCCATTCTTTCAGGTAAAGTTATAAATACTAAAACAGACAAACCCCTTGAAATCGGTATTCCAGTTAAACTAAAAATTAATGGGGTTGTTTCTGCAGCATTTAAATACGATTCTGTTAAATTGGAGTATACACTTAAACTCCCCGTTGGTTTTGTATACGATCTTACTCCATCGGTTTACAATTTCTACAATAAATATGAACCCCTAGATCTTACCAAGGTTGCTGCAATGACCAAAATCCCAAAGAATTTTTATGTTACTCCTATTGAGGTTGGTCAATCGGTTGATATTGAGCATGTTTTCTTTGAAACTGCAAAAGCAGAACTAAAACCGGCATCATTTAAATCTCTTAATGCTCTAGTTTCATTCCTAAATGAGTACCCAAATGTACGGGTTGAGATTAGTGGGCATACCGATAATGTTGGTGCCGCATATATTAACATGTCCATATCAGAAAAAAGAGCCCAGTCAGTTGCAGAATATGTCATCTCTATGGGCGTACAAGCGTCAAGGGTTGTTTCTAAGGGATATGGTTTAACTAAGCCCAAATACACCAATAAAACGGCTCAGGGAAGAGCAAAAAATAGAAGAGTTGAGTTTATGATTACTGGAATATAG
- a CDS encoding peptidylprolyl isomerase — protein MATLEKLRNRAGVLLAVVIGIALFSFILGDFVKPGKSIFANSEHELAKIAGRSIPYQLYQGKVEEIYEINKLFTGKNNLDEQTSENLREQVWQQLVRENVMDDQYKDLGLALHPDELFDMVQGRNIHPMIQQLFGNPQTGEVKKEAIIQFLKRMDEDPSGRQKTIWLYVENEIKTERIFTKYTNLIRKGLYATNLETRRSINDKNTKVDFAYVNKPYSSISDSLVKYTQSDLEKYYDSHKQDYEQKATRDIEYVIFPIRPSDEDNKIVEEWINKVKGEFQNAPDAKQYATLNSDTPFDGKNYKDGELPKDYNNWAFLAKQSDIMGPIYDGNSYKLVRLASINYLPDSVKVRHILISPMEKTQESVNKAKATADSLLAVLKRGGSFEKLAKEYSSDPGSKDKSGELGWVREGMMVKPFNDACFNGKKGELSVVETQYGYHIINVVDKGKEVKKVQVAVVERKVTASSKTIQSIFSEASQFAGTNTTKELFTKAATSKKLTPRIASNLLANDRKIAGLDNPREVIRWAFKSKKGNVSEVFELGENFVVATLSEIREEGFAPLSQVREEIRLKVILEKKGEVLSQKLRDAMKGSQNIESIAQNIGSRVEQASRVSFSSFSLPNAGVEPSVIATATISPEGKIVGPVIGNSGVFILSVTALNKEEGDLISEKNRIQGSYASRAYYEAYEAVKKDANIKDNRSKFY, from the coding sequence ATGGCTACACTAGAGAAATTAAGAAACCGAGCAGGTGTTCTTCTAGCAGTTGTAATTGGAATAGCACTTTTTTCATTCATCCTAGGTGATTTTGTCAAACCAGGTAAATCGATTTTTGCAAATTCTGAACATGAACTAGCTAAAATAGCAGGAAGATCAATTCCTTACCAGTTATACCAAGGAAAAGTTGAGGAAATCTATGAGATTAATAAACTTTTTACAGGTAAAAACAATCTTGATGAACAAACCTCAGAGAACTTGCGTGAACAGGTATGGCAACAACTCGTGAGAGAGAATGTGATGGATGATCAGTATAAAGATCTTGGTCTGGCATTACATCCCGATGAGCTGTTTGATATGGTTCAGGGTCGTAATATTCATCCCATGATTCAGCAACTTTTCGGAAATCCTCAAACAGGCGAGGTGAAAAAGGAAGCAATTATCCAATTCCTTAAGAGGATGGATGAAGATCCGAGCGGTCGTCAAAAAACAATATGGCTATATGTTGAGAACGAGATTAAAACTGAGCGTATTTTTACAAAGTATACAAATTTAATTCGCAAAGGTCTTTACGCAACTAACCTAGAAACTCGTAGATCCATAAATGACAAAAATACTAAGGTTGATTTTGCTTATGTAAATAAACCTTACTCTTCAATATCAGATTCTTTAGTTAAATACACTCAATCTGATTTAGAAAAATACTACGATTCTCACAAACAGGATTATGAGCAAAAGGCAACACGTGATATTGAATATGTTATTTTTCCAATTCGTCCTTCCGATGAAGATAATAAAATTGTAGAAGAGTGGATCAATAAAGTTAAGGGAGAGTTTCAAAATGCTCCTGATGCAAAACAGTACGCAACCCTTAATTCCGATACCCCATTTGACGGTAAAAACTATAAAGATGGTGAACTGCCAAAAGATTATAATAATTGGGCTTTTCTTGCAAAGCAAAGCGATATAATGGGACCAATTTACGATGGGAATAGCTATAAACTTGTAAGACTTGCAAGTATTAACTACTTGCCAGATTCTGTAAAAGTTCGCCACATCCTAATTAGCCCCATGGAAAAAACCCAAGAGTCCGTTAATAAAGCTAAAGCAACTGCAGATAGTTTATTAGCAGTTTTGAAAAGAGGTGGAAGTTTTGAAAAACTTGCAAAGGAATACTCTAGTGATCCTGGCTCAAAAGATAAAAGTGGAGAACTAGGTTGGGTGCGTGAAGGTATGATGGTTAAACCATTTAACGATGCGTGTTTTAATGGGAAAAAGGGAGAACTTTCTGTTGTTGAAACACAATATGGTTATCATATAATAAATGTGGTTGACAAAGGTAAAGAGGTTAAAAAGGTTCAAGTTGCTGTTGTTGAAAGAAAAGTTACTGCTAGTTCCAAAACTATTCAATCAATATTTTCAGAAGCATCCCAATTTGCTGGAACAAATACAACCAAAGAGCTATTCACAAAAGCTGCTACTAGTAAAAAATTAACCCCACGCATTGCTTCAAACCTTCTTGCAAACGATCGTAAAATTGCTGGCCTTGATAATCCTAGGGAAGTTATCCGCTGGGCATTCAAATCTAAAAAAGGAAATGTATCAGAAGTTTTTGAACTTGGAGAAAATTTTGTAGTTGCAACTCTTTCAGAAATTCGTGAGGAAGGTTTTGCCCCTCTTTCTCAGGTTAGGGAAGAAATAAGGTTAAAAGTTATTCTTGAAAAGAAGGGAGAAGTTCTGTCACAAAAACTCCGTGATGCGATGAAAGGTTCACAAAATATTGAATCAATTGCGCAAAATATTGGTTCTAGGGTAGAACAAGCTTCAAGGGTATCTTTCAGCTCTTTCTCATTACCAAATGCTGGGGTTGAGCCATCAGTAATTGCTACAGCAACTATTAGTCCCGAAGGAAAAATTGTAGGTCCAGTTATTGGAAATAGTGGCGTCTTTATACTTAGCGTAACAGCCTTGAATAAAGAAGAAGGGGATTTAATATCTGAAAAAAATAGAATTCAAGGTTCATATGCCTCACGGGCTTACTACGAAGCTTATGAAGCCGTAAAGAAAGATGCAAATATTAAGGATAATCGCTCGAAATTTTATTAA
- the lptC gene encoding LPS export ABC transporter periplasmic protein LptC, with protein MSSFNLKKNHKNLIFFTLVSSWVITLFSCTNNIDIASVLENKEDKASITAKKSEIIYTENGKVKLKVIAPVTKIFQNVEQPYTEFPEGITVYNFSDSMEIESELTSNYANYYDKKKLWSASNNVIAKNKKGETLNTEHLFWDQNKRTIYTEDMVKITTADGIQYGQGFVSDEAFNNWEIKKPNSFYYLDENTEVKKDSTLSKK; from the coding sequence GTGAGTAGCTTTAACTTAAAGAAGAACCATAAAAATCTGATATTCTTTACCCTTGTAAGTTCATGGGTTATTACACTTTTTTCATGCACTAATAATATAGATATAGCAAGTGTACTAGAGAATAAAGAGGATAAAGCTTCAATAACTGCAAAAAAGTCAGAAATTATATATACAGAGAATGGGAAGGTTAAACTTAAAGTAATTGCCCCGGTAACCAAAATCTTTCAAAACGTTGAACAACCATACACAGAATTTCCAGAAGGTATAACGGTGTACAACTTTTCTGACTCAATGGAAATTGAATCAGAACTTACCTCAAATTATGCCAATTACTACGATAAAAAGAAACTTTGGTCTGCCAGTAACAATGTTATAGCTAAAAACAAAAAAGGAGAAACCCTAAATACTGAGCATCTTTTTTGGGATCAAAACAAAAGAACAATCTATACCGAAGATATGGTTAAAATAACCACAGCAGATGGTATTCAATATGGTCAAGGTTTTGTTTCTGATGAAGCTTTTAATAATTGGGAAATAAAGAAACCTAACAGTTTCTATTATTTGGATGAAAATACAGAGGTGAAAAAGGATTCTACTTTAAGCAAGAAATAA
- a CDS encoding type III pantothenate kinase has product MNLVIDIGNSLTKVAIAEGETIINVDKYEFLSTEVIDKTISKYSPDKAIISNVGKIDKEVASHLISIIPTIEFNSLTKIPITNNYKTPQTLGLDRIALVVGANYLYPSTNLLVIGCGTAITYDLIDNKSQYHGGAISPGIALRFKSLHQHTANLPLLERVDTFELIGSSTSECIESGVLNGVIGEIDYYINRIKEEFPSPMVIVTGGDVNFFVNKLKNSIFVVQNLVIIGLNRILEFNAKH; this is encoded by the coding sequence ATGAACCTTGTTATCGATATCGGAAATTCTTTAACTAAAGTTGCTATTGCCGAGGGTGAAACTATAATCAATGTTGATAAATATGAATTTTTATCAACTGAAGTTATTGATAAAACCATATCGAAATATTCTCCTGATAAAGCAATTATTTCAAACGTAGGCAAGATTGATAAAGAAGTTGCAAGTCATTTAATAAGTATTATTCCAACAATTGAATTTAACAGTTTAACTAAAATACCTATCACCAATAATTATAAAACGCCACAAACCTTGGGGCTAGATAGAATAGCTTTAGTGGTTGGTGCTAATTATCTCTACCCTTCTACAAATCTACTTGTAATAGGTTGTGGTACCGCTATTACATATGATCTAATAGATAATAAAAGTCAGTACCATGGAGGTGCAATATCACCTGGTATTGCACTAAGATTTAAATCATTACATCAGCACACCGCAAACCTCCCGCTTTTAGAACGAGTAGATACATTTGAATTGATTGGCTCAAGTACATCAGAATGTATTGAGTCAGGAGTGCTAAACGGGGTTATTGGTGAGATTGATTACTATATAAATCGAATAAAAGAAGAGTTTCCCTCGCCAATGGTAATAGTAACAGGGGGTGATGTGAATTTCTTTGTTAATAAGTTAAAAAATAGCATCTTTGTAGTCCAAAATTTAGTAATAATAGGCTTAAACCGAATACTTGAATTCAATGCAAAACATTAA
- the mfd gene encoding transcription-repair coupling factor, which produces MEQVLNIDNILELYLQNSNTLNVVDSLSKNQPTNLFIKGLSGSSIGLVASACIKKSNRPFLFILTDKEEAAYFFNDLSNILSPEQIFFFPSSFKRSVQYSQTLSEAVIQRTDVLNLLPRLAHNSNLNIAIVTYPDALFEKVVTIENLEKNTLIIKKGEKIPPSFIMDLLDEYGFERIEFVYEPGQYSIRGSIVDIFSFSDANPYRVDFFGDEVESIRVFDVEDQLSREQLNEITIIPNMHIGGENLARTFLSNTLPKNISVWAKNSEVAIGRMNELYELASTSNNEGYSGNIESNFAKGKELFDFLKDKGSVDFGLKHLFKPDYIINFETSPQPLFHKNFELIAQNIEENTGKDYKTYILADNRTQFERLSGIFQSINKQIHFTSVPTTIHEGFIDHTLKICLYTDHQLFDRYHKFTLKHEFNRKDAISIQELINLKPGDYVVHIDHGVGVFGGLVKTDVNGKKQEAVRLIYQDSDTLLVNIHNLHRISKYRGKDSDAPKVHKLGSGAWQRLKQNTKRKIKDIAKDLIALYAKRKAEHGFAFSPDTYMQQELEASFIFEDTPDQEKATIAVKEDMESRIPMDRLICGDVGFGKTEVAVRAAFKAVADSKQVAILVPTTILALQHHQTFTSRLKDFPCSIDFISRMKSAKMQKEITQKVIEGKIDIIIGTHALIKDTLKFKDLGLLIVDEEQKFGVAAKEKLKQLRVNVDTLTLTATPIPRTLQFSLMGARDLSIINTPPPNRHPISTEIHVFSSQIIKEAIEYEVSRGGQIFFVHNRVQNIIEIQVMIHKLCPHVRTVIGHGQMEPSRLEKTMLDFISGDYDVLIATSIIESGLDIPNANTIIINNAHMFGLSDLHQLRGRVGRSNKKAFCYLITPPIETLTNEARRRLKAIEEFSDLGSGFSIAMQDLDIRGAGNLLGGEQSGFIADIGFETYHRILDEAIQELKETEFKSVFESENDEKDMAWKPLHADCHIETDFELLLPDNYVNSVPERMRLYRELDSIERAEDLQKFETHLKDRFGEIPKQAIELLNVVRLRWIAIELGMEKIVLKNEILVGYFISNQQSSFYRSETFANIIGYIQKHHQLFQFKESKEKLSLTVKKIENIENAIKVLQQITN; this is translated from the coding sequence TAGTAGCCTCTGCGTGTATTAAAAAATCAAATAGACCATTCCTTTTTATACTAACTGATAAGGAGGAGGCAGCTTATTTTTTTAATGATCTTTCTAATATATTATCACCTGAGCAAATCTTTTTCTTCCCTTCATCCTTTAAACGATCTGTACAGTATAGCCAAACCTTATCTGAAGCTGTAATTCAAAGAACCGATGTTCTTAATCTTCTACCAAGGCTGGCTCATAACTCAAACCTTAATATAGCAATAGTTACCTACCCCGATGCCCTATTTGAAAAGGTAGTAACCATAGAGAATCTTGAAAAAAATACGCTCATTATAAAGAAAGGAGAGAAGATTCCACCTTCATTTATAATGGATCTTTTGGATGAGTATGGTTTTGAGAGGATTGAGTTTGTGTATGAACCTGGACAATACTCAATTCGTGGTAGCATAGTCGATATATTCTCATTTTCTGACGCAAATCCTTATCGAGTAGATTTTTTTGGCGATGAGGTTGAATCCATTAGAGTTTTTGATGTAGAGGATCAACTTTCACGCGAGCAGCTGAATGAAATAACAATCATCCCGAATATGCATATAGGAGGTGAAAATCTTGCACGTACTTTTCTCTCCAATACTCTTCCCAAAAATATATCCGTTTGGGCGAAAAATAGTGAAGTTGCCATTGGCAGAATGAACGAACTTTATGAACTTGCATCTACCTCAAATAATGAAGGCTATTCTGGAAATATTGAATCGAATTTTGCAAAAGGAAAGGAGTTATTTGATTTTTTAAAAGATAAAGGATCTGTGGATTTTGGCCTTAAGCATCTCTTTAAACCCGATTATATAATTAATTTTGAAACTTCACCTCAACCTTTATTTCATAAAAATTTTGAGTTGATAGCTCAAAATATCGAAGAGAATACAGGAAAGGATTACAAAACATATATTCTAGCCGATAATAGAACTCAGTTTGAAAGACTTTCAGGAATTTTTCAAAGCATCAATAAACAAATTCATTTTACTTCAGTTCCAACTACAATTCACGAGGGGTTTATCGATCATACACTTAAAATCTGCCTTTATACTGACCACCAACTATTCGATAGATATCATAAGTTTACTCTGAAACATGAATTTAATCGCAAAGATGCCATATCGATACAGGAGTTGATTAATTTAAAACCGGGAGATTATGTTGTCCATATCGATCATGGGGTTGGAGTCTTTGGTGGGCTGGTTAAAACTGATGTGAATGGGAAAAAGCAGGAGGCTGTAAGATTGATCTATCAGGATAGCGATACCCTTCTTGTTAATATCCATAATCTACACCGCATCTCGAAATACAGGGGCAAAGATTCAGACGCCCCTAAAGTGCATAAACTTGGTAGTGGTGCTTGGCAAAGATTGAAGCAGAATACAAAACGGAAGATTAAAGATATTGCCAAGGATTTAATTGCCTTATACGCAAAGCGCAAAGCGGAGCACGGATTTGCTTTCTCTCCCGACACATACATGCAGCAAGAACTCGAAGCATCATTTATTTTTGAAGATACACCCGATCAAGAAAAAGCAACCATTGCTGTAAAGGAGGATATGGAGTCACGAATCCCTATGGATAGGCTAATATGTGGTGATGTGGGTTTTGGAAAAACAGAGGTTGCCGTCCGAGCGGCTTTTAAAGCGGTTGCTGATAGCAAACAGGTTGCTATTTTAGTTCCCACTACAATTCTTGCACTTCAGCATCATCAAACATTTACCTCAAGATTAAAGGATTTTCCTTGTTCTATTGATTTTATAAGCAGAATGAAATCTGCTAAAATGCAGAAGGAGATTACTCAAAAGGTGATCGAAGGAAAGATTGATATTATAATAGGTACACATGCCCTAATTAAAGATACCCTGAAATTTAAAGATCTTGGTCTACTGATTGTTGATGAAGAGCAAAAATTTGGCGTTGCCGCTAAAGAAAAACTTAAGCAACTAAGGGTTAATGTTGATACTCTAACACTAACAGCCACACCAATCCCAAGAACTCTTCAATTCTCGTTAATGGGAGCTCGGGATTTGTCCATTATTAATACTCCTCCTCCAAACAGGCATCCAATATCCACCGAAATTCATGTATTCAGCTCACAGATTATAAAAGAGGCCATTGAATATGAGGTTTCAAGGGGTGGACAGATATTTTTTGTTCACAACCGTGTACAGAATATTATCGAGATTCAGGTGATGATCCATAAATTATGTCCACATGTTAGAACCGTTATAGGTCATGGACAAATGGAACCCTCAAGGCTTGAAAAAACTATGCTTGATTTTATTAGCGGTGATTATGATGTACTGATAGCAACTTCTATTATTGAATCAGGTCTTGATATACCGAATGCAAATACAATTATCATAAACAACGCTCATATGTTTGGTTTGAGCGATTTACATCAGCTCCGCGGTCGCGTAGGTCGATCAAACAAGAAAGCCTTTTGCTATTTGATCACCCCTCCTATTGAAACTCTTACCAATGAGGCTCGAAGAAGGTTGAAGGCAATAGAAGAGTTTTCAGATCTTGGAAGCGGATTTAGTATTGCCATGCAAGATTTAGATATTAGAGGTGCTGGAAACTTGCTTGGTGGTGAACAAAGTGGATTCATTGCTGATATAGGGTTTGAAACATATCACCGAATTCTGGACGAAGCTATTCAAGAGCTTAAGGAAACTGAGTTTAAATCGGTGTTTGAATCCGAAAATGATGAAAAAGATATGGCATGGAAACCATTACATGCAGATTGTCATATCGAAACAGATTTTGAACTTTTACTCCCTGATAATTATGTAAATAGTGTCCCTGAGCGAATGAGGCTTTATAGAGAGCTTGATAGTATTGAGAGAGCAGAAGATCTTCAAAAATTCGAAACTCATCTAAAGGATCGCTTCGGTGAAATACCAAAGCAAGCAATTGAATTGCTTAATGTTGTTCGTTTGCGATGGATAGCCATAGAACTTGGGATGGAGAAGATTGTACTTAAGAATGAAATATTAGTAGGGTATTTTATTTCCAACCAACAATCATCGTTCTATCGCTCTGAAACATTTGCAAATATTATAGGATACATTCAAAAACACCATCAATTATTCCAGTTTAAAGAATCGAAGGAAAAGCTCTCGCTAACTGTTAAAAAAATTGAAAATATCGAAAACGCTATTAAAGTATTACAACAAATTACTAACTAG